The proteins below come from a single Camelus bactrianus isolate YW-2024 breed Bactrian camel chromosome 2, ASM4877302v1, whole genome shotgun sequence genomic window:
- the RAB33B gene encoding ras-related protein Rab-33B, translating into MASEIESSLEESFSSSGAMSGASAFLPPARSRIFKIIVIGDSNVGKTCLTYRFCAGRFPDRTEATIGVDFRERAVEIDGERIKIQLWDTAGQERFRKSMVQHYYRNVHAVVFVYDMTNMASFHSLPSWIEECKQHLLANDIPRILVGNKCDLRSAIQVPTDLAQKFADTHSMPLFETSAKNPNDNDHVEAIFMTLAHKLKSHKPLMLSQPPDNGITLKPEPKPSMTCWC; encoded by the exons ATGGCTTCAGAGATTGAGTCGTCGCTCGAGGAGAGCTTCTCGTCCAGCGGTGCTATGTCAGGCGCCTCAGCGTTTCTGCCTCCGGCTCGCTCCCGCATCTTCAAAATAATCGTGATTGGCGACTCCAATGTGGGCAAAACGTGCCTGACCTACCGTTTCTGCGCCGGCCGCTTCCCTGACCGTACCGAGGCTACTATCGGGGTGGACTTCCGAGAACGAGCGGTGGAGATTGATGGGGAGCGTATCAAG ATCCAGCTATGGGACACGGCGGGACAAGAACGATTCAGAAAGAGCATGGTACAGCACTACTACAGAAATGTACATGCTGTTGTCTTCGTGTATGATATGACCAACATGGCGAGTTTTCATAGCCTGCCGTCTTGGATAGAAGAATGCAAACAGCATTTGCTAGCCAACGATATACCAAGGATTCTTGTTGGAAATAAATGTGACTTGAGAAGTGCCATTCAGGTACCCACAGACTTGGCACAGAAATTCGCTGACACGCACAGTATGCCTTTGTTTGAAACCTCTGCTAAAAACCCCAATGATAATGACCATGTGGAAGCTATATTTATGACCTTGGCTCATAAGCTTAAGAGCCATAAACCATTAATGCTTAGTCAACCCCCTGATAACGGAATTACCCTGAAGCCTGAACCAAAGCCTTCAATGACGTGCTGGTGCTAA